In the genome of Buchnera aphidicola (Acyrthosiphon lactucae), the window TTATTTAGATGAATCTATTTTTCATTTTGCATTTATTTTTTTAATTCATTGATTTTCATATTAATAATTTCTTTAGATGCATTAGAATCTTCAATTAAAAAACTTTTTTCCCAATGTTTTAAGGCTTCTTTTTTATTGTTTTTATTGATAAATATATCTCCTTTCATGTTTTCAATCATATTATTCCAATTGTAGTTTTTAATAGTTAAAAGAATATTTAAAGCTTCGTTATTTTTATTTTTTTGTATCTGTATTTTCGCCATATTTAACTTTAAAAAATTTTTTAAATTTTCTTCTTGAGTATATTTTAAACTGTTTTTTAATTGAATAAATGCTTTGTCGAGATTGTTATATAGAACATATTTTTTTGCTAGGGATAAAGCAGCTAAAGTTCCATAAATATTATTGTTTTGAATAATAAAATTTTC includes:
- a CDS encoding YfgM family protein codes for the protein MFNILKKSIIFFILFLLFILCIFFYWKYPSVIYKKNLESLKYAEIIKKINQKNTKNFNEVENFIIQNNNIYGTLAALSLAKKYVLYNNLDKAFIQLKNSLKYTQEENLKNFLKLNMAKIQIQKNKNNEALNILLTIKNYNWNNMIENMKGDIFINKNNKKEALKHWEKSFLIEDSNASKEIINMKINELKK